The following proteins are co-located in the Panthera uncia isolate 11264 chromosome F1, Puncia_PCG_1.0, whole genome shotgun sequence genome:
- the LOC125925646 gene encoding Fc receptor-like protein 1 — translation MLLGLMLLMCAPPCELTALLLTATPSRPVEGGSVTLTCNVLVPSRRLDGPLQFCFFRDSRVLWPGWSSSPELQLPKVWREDSGSYWCEEKTMAARVARSPRVQIQVQRVPVCNVSLETQPPGGQVQKGERLALVCMVARGTGDITFLWYKGALGLNLETKTQRSLAAKYEIPAVRDSDTDKYYCAADNGYGPSLSELVSVTVRIPVSRPVLTIRGPGAPAEVGDVVELRCEAQRGSPPILYRFYHKNVTLGRSSAHAGRGASFNLSLTAEHSGNYSCEADNGLGARRSEAVPLNVTVPTEDRKELLASGILEGMLGVLGPVILALFCCGLRKRLGRRPSGNPHRSPPSPVPPASSYVNSPAPLQGQSMYENANVVLGDEVYSLVYHTQQERPPAVPPPRTRVKDQDASAIYFRLKKANVTDEDYDDAM, via the exons ATGCTGCTGGGGCTCATGCTGTTGATGTGCG CGCCGCCCTGCGAACTAACTG ccctgctcctgACCGCCACGCCCTCTCGGCCCGTGGAGGGAGGCTCAGTGACCCTGACCTGCAACGTTCTGGTCCCTTCACGGAGGCTGGACGGCCCCCTCCAGTTCTGCTTCTTCAGAGACAGCCGGGTCCTGTGGCCGGGCTGGAGCAGCTCCCCGGAGCTCCAGCTCCCCAAGGTGTGGAGGGAAGACTCAGGATCCTACTGGTGCGAAGAAAAGACCATGGCAGCCAGAGTCGCTCGGAGCCCGAGGGTCCAGATACAGGTGCAGA gagtcCCCGTCTGTAATGTGAGCTTGGAGACGCAGCCTCCCGGCGGGCAAGTGCAGAAGGGAGAGAGGCTGGCTCTCGTCTGCATGGTGGCCAGGGGCACAGGAGACATCACCTTCCTCTGGTACAAAGGGGCCCTGGGTTTGAACCTGGAAACAAAGACCCAGCGCTCTCTGGCAGCGAAGTATGAGATCCCGGCGGTGAGGGACAGTGACACGGACAAATACTACTGTGCGGCCGACAACGGCTACGGCCCCAGCCTCAGCGAGCTGGTGAGCGTCACCGTCAGAA TTCCAGTGTCCCGCCCCGTCCTCACCATCAGGGGGCCCGGGGCCCCGGCCGAAGTGGGGGACGTGGTCGAGCTTCGCTGCGAGGCCCAGAGGGGCTCTCCCCCCATCCTGTACCGGTTTTATCACAAGAATGTCACCCTGGGGAGGAGCTCAGCTCACGCAGGAAGAGGAGCGTCCTTCAACCTCTCTCTGACCGCAGAACATTCTGGAAACTACTCCTGCGAGGCCGACAACGGGCTGGGGGCCCGGCGCAGCGAGGCGGTGCCACTCAATGTCACAG TGCCCACGGAGGACAGGAAAGAACTTCTCGCCTCGGGAATCCTCGAGGGGATGCTTGGCGTCCTTGGTCCCGTCATTCTGGCCTTATTCTGCTGTGGGCTCCGGAAAAGACTAG GAAGACGTCCCTCCGGGAACCCACACAG GAGCCCTCCGAGCCCTGTGCCACCAGCATCCAGCTACGTCAACTCACCTGCCCCGCTGCAGGGACAGTCTATGTACGAAAACG CGAATGTTGTACTCGGGGACGAGGTTTACTCTTTGGTGTACCACACGCAGCAGGAACGGCCACCAGCAG TACCGCCCCCGAGGACACGCGTCAAGGACCAG GATGCCTCAGCCATCTATTTTAGGCTGAAGAAGGCAAACGTTACAGATGAGGACTATGATGACGCTATGTAA